In one Nicotiana tomentosiformis chromosome 6, ASM39032v3, whole genome shotgun sequence genomic region, the following are encoded:
- the LOC104113309 gene encoding histone H1-like, with product MATEEPVVATEIVTEPAVVEAEPAKEDNPPAVESDEPKKEKETKAKKPAAPRKRNPPTHPSYFEMIKDAIVTLKDKTGSSQHAITKFIEDKQKNLPSNFRKLLLVQLKKLVASGKLVKVKSSYKLPAARSAAPKAAAAAPAKKKPAAKPKATKAKPKPKPKTVVPKAKTATKPKAKLVAKAKPAVKPKAAAVAKPKAAEKPRTPVKTKAAAKPKEKPAKVARTATRSTPSRKAAPKPVAKKAPVKKAAPAAKSVKAKTAKSPAKRASARKGRK from the exons ATGGCGACTGAAGAACCAGTTGTAGCAACCGAGATTGTAACTGAACCGGCGGTGGTGGAAGCTGAGCCTGCCAAGGAAGATAACCCTCCGGCTGTGGAGTCCGATGAACCAAAGAAAGAAAAGGAGACTAAGGCTAAAAAACCAGCTGCTCCGAGGAAGAGAAATCCTCCTACTCATCCTTCGTACTTCGAG ATGATTAAGGATGCGATTGTAACACTGAAGGATAAAACTGGATCGAGCCAGCACGCGATCACAAAGTTCATCGAAGATAAGCAGAAGAATCTTCCATCAAATTTCAGGAAACTGTTGCTTGTTCAATTGAAGAAGCTTGTGGCTTCTGGTAAACTCGTCAAGGTTAAGAGTTCATACAAACTTCCAGCTGCACGATCTGCTGCTCCAAAGGCTGCCGCTGCTGCGCCGGCGAAGAAGAAGCCGGCAGCTAAGCCTAAAGCAACAAAGGCAAAACCGAAGCCAAAACCTAAGACTGTTGTTCCAAAGGCAAAAACTGCTACTAAACCAAAGGCGAAGCTTGTTGCTAAAGCTAAGCCTGCTGTGAAGCCTAAGGCGGCAGCTGTAGCGAAGCCGAAAGCTGCGGAGAAGCCTAGAACTCCTGTTAAAACTAAGGCTGCGGCTAAGCCGAAGGAGAAGCCAGCTAAGGTGGCGAGAACTGCTACAAGGAGTACTCCGTCGAGGAAAGCTGCGCCGAAGCCGGTGGCGAAAAAGGCTCCGGTGAAGAAGGCGGCACCTGCTGCTAAGAGTGTTAAAGCTAAGACGGCAAAGTCGCCGGCGAAGAGGGCATCTGCTAGA
- the LOC104113310 gene encoding uncharacterized protein, which translates to MLFNTTFSTYLYPKIHYTQKLKAVNSSASDKSTTLKDVPFHSQIQKKVKDPLNCNNKLCFCCSRRSFMAAVGAASLLPIHPSHASDYTDPMAMLNRLHPPRPDWYEEFFAAAMNTSMKSYESEIEGYKSELFANLKGQAKQILEIGIGTGPNLKYYASEAGTSVYGIDPNRKMEKYAQAAAETAGLPPANFKFLHAVSESLPLRDASVDAVIGTLVLCSVADVNLTLQEIRRVLKPGGLYLFVEHVAAADGTILRFVQGLLDPLQQTVADGCHLTRKIGKDISKAGFSNVDSHQAVLSAASLINPHIIGLARN; encoded by the exons ATGTTGTTCAATACAACCTTTTCCACATATTTGTATCCCAAGATTCACTATACCCAGAAACTGAAAGCAGTGAATTCATCTGCTTCTGATAAAAGCACAACTTTAAAAGATGTCCCTTTTCATTCTCAAATACAGAAAAAGGTAAAAGACCCTTTGAATTGTAATAACAAATTATGCTTTTGCTGCAGTAGAAGAAGCTTTATGGCAGCAGTTGGAGCAGCTTCTCTCTTGCCTATCCATCCTTCACATGCTTCTGATTATACTGACCCAATG GCAATGTTGAATAGGTTGCATCCTCCTAGGCCAGATTGGTATGAGGAGTTTTTTGCAGCAGCGATGAACACAAGTATGAAATCTTATGAATCAGAG ATTGAAGGTTACAAGTCAGAGCTTTTTGCTAATCTGAAAGGTCAGGCCAAACAAATCCTCGAAATTGGTATTGGGACAGGTCCAAATTTGAAGTATTATGCCAGTGAGGCGGGCACTTCCGTTTATGGCATTGATCCAAACAGGAAAATGGAGAAATATGCACAAGCAGCAGCAGAGACTGCAGGCCTTCCACCTGCAAATTTCAAATTCTTGCACGCG GTTTCGGAGTCCTTGCCATTACGTGATGCTTCAGTTGATGCTGTCATTGGCACCCTTGTGTTATGTTCTGTCGCAGATGTTAATCTGACGCTGCAGG AGATCAGAAGAGTGCTCAAGCCCGGTGGCCTTTACCTCTTTGTTGAACATGTAGCTGCAGCAG ATGGAACAATTCTCAGATTCGTTCAGGGATTGCTTGATCCTTTGCAGCAGACAGTCGCAGATGGTTGTCACCTTACCAGGAAAATAGGAAAGGATATCAGTAAAGCCGGTTTCTCAAATGTAGACAGTCATCAAGCTGTCTTATCAGCTGCGTCGCTGATTAATCCTCATATCATTGGTCTAGCTCGCAACTAG